From Pan troglodytes isolate AG18354 chromosome 9, NHGRI_mPanTro3-v2.0_pri, whole genome shotgun sequence, the proteins below share one genomic window:
- the RTN3 gene encoding reticulon-3 isoform X3 → MAEPSAATQSHSISSSSFGAEPSAPGGGGSPGACPALGTKSCSSSCADSFVSSSSSQPVSLFSTSQEGLSSLCSDEPSSEIMISSFLSSSEIHNTGLTILHGEKSNVLGSQPILAKEGKDHLDLLDMKKLEKPQGTSNNVSDSPVSLAAGVHCDRPSIPASFPEHPAFLSKKIGQVEEQIDKDTKNPNGVSSREAKTALDADDRFTLLTAQKPPTEYSKVEGIYTYSLSPSKVSGDDVIEKDSPESPFEVIIDKAAFDKEFKDSYKESTDDFGSWSVHTDKESSEDISETNDKLFPLRNKEAGRYPMSALLSRQFSHTNAALEEVSRCVNDMHNFTNEILTWDLVPQVKQQTDKSSDCITKTIGLDMSEYNSEIPVVNLKTSTHQKTPVCSIDGSTPITKSTGDWAEASLQQENAITGKPVPDSLNSTKEFSIKGVQGNMQKQDDTLAELPGSPPEKCDSLGSGVATVKVVLPDDHLKDEMNWQSPALGEITEADSSGESDDTVIEDITADTSFENNKIQAEKPVSIPSAVVKTGEREIKEIPSCEREEKTSKNFEELVSDSELHQDQPDILGRSPASEAACSKVPDTNVSLEDVSEVAPEKPITTENPKLPSTVSPNVFNETEFSLNVTTSAYLESLHGKNVKHIDDSSPEDLIAAFTETRDKGIVDSAGNAFKAISEKMTDFKTTPPVEVLHENESGGSEIKDIGSKYSEQSKETNGSEPLGVFPTQGTPVASLDLEQEQLTIKALKELGERQVEKSTSAQRDAELPSEEVLKQTFTFAPESWPQRSYDILERNVKNGSDLGISQKPITIRETTRVDAVSSLSKTELVKKHVLARLLTDFSESSLGSHFVPHPVSLLSFNLRIKIKRSKFLSLSLSHH, encoded by the exons attcctttgtttcttcctcttcctctcagcCTGTATCTCTATTTTCGACCTCACAAG AGGGATTGAGCTCTCTTTGCTCTGATGAGCCATCTTCAGAAAttatgatttcttcctttctttcatcttcTGAAATACATAACACTGGCCTTACAATACTACATGGAGAAAAAAGCAATGTGTTAGGGAGCCAGCCTATTTTAGCCAAAGAAGGAAAAGACCACTTGGATCTTCTAGATATGAAAAAGTTGGAAAAGCCTCAGGGGACCAGCAACAACGTATCAGACTCTCCAGTTTCTCTTGCAGCAGGAGTTCATTGTGACCGTCCTTCTATTCCAGCCAGTTTCCCAGAGCATCCTGCTTTTCTCTCAAAGAAAATTGGTCAAGTGGAAGAGCAAATAGATAAAGATACCAAGAATCCAAATGGGGTATCAAGTAGGGAGGCTAAAACTGCATTGGATGCTGATGACAGATTCACTTTGCTAACAGCCCAGAAACCACCTACTGAGTACTCTAAGGTAGAAGGCATTTATACATATTCTTTGTCTCCATCCAAAGTTTCAGGAGATGATGTTATTGAAAAGGATTCCCCTGAATCACCATTTGAAGTAATTATTGACAAAGCAGCATTTGACAAAGAATTTAAAGACTCATATAAGGAGAGCACAGATGATTTTGGTAGCTGGTCTGTGCACACTGATAAAGAATCATCCGAAGACATTTCAGAGACTAATGACAAGCTTTTTCCACTGAGAAATAAAGAGGCAGGACGTTACCCAATGTCTGCATTGCTCAGTAGGCAGTTTTCACACACAAATGCAGCACTGGAAGAGGTGTCCAGATGCGTGAATGATATGCATAACTTTACTAACGAAATACTGACTTGGGATCTGGTTCCCCAAGTGAAACAACAGACCGATAAATCTTCTGACTGCATCACAAAAACTATAGGACTTGACATGAGTGAATATAATTCAGAAATTCCAGTTGTAAATCTTAAAACTAGCACTCATCAGAAAACTCCTGTATGTTCTATTGATGGGAGCACTCCCATCACTAAATCAACAGGTGATTGGGCAGAAGCATCTCTCCAGCAAGAAAATGCTATCACTGGAAAACCTGTACCCGACTCTTTGAATTCCACAAAAGAATTCAGTATCAAAGGTGTGCAAGGCAATATGCAGAAACAGGATGACACACTTGCAGAATTACCTGGATCTCCACCTGAGAAATGTGACTCTTTGGGTTCTGGAGTGGCCACAGTGAAAGTGGTTTTACCTGATGACCACCTGAAAGATGAAATGAACTGGCAGAGCCCTGCATTGGGAGAAATCACAGAAGCTGATAGTTCTGGTGAGTCTGATGACACAGTAATAGAGGACATCACAGCAGATACATcttttgaaaataacaaaattcagGCTGAAAAACCTGTTTCCATTCCAAGTGCTGTTGTAAAAACAGGTGAAAGAGAAATCAAAGAGATTCCCAGttgtgagagagaagaaaaaacatcTAAAAACTTTGAAGAATTGGTCAGTGACTCTGAGCTGCATCAAGATCAGCCTGATATTCTTGGAAGGAGTCCAGCTAGTGAGGCAGCATGTTCAAAAGTACCCGATACGAATGTCTCCTTAGAAGATGTGAGTGAAGTTGCTCCTGAAAAGCCTATTACTACTGAGAACCCCAAACTTCCTTCAACAGTGTCTCCAAATGTTTTTAATGAGACAGAATTCTCATTAAATGTGACAACATCTGCCTATTTGGAGTCATTACATgggaaaaatgttaaacatatagATGATTCCTCCCCAGAGGACCTGATAGCAGCCTTTACAGAAACCAGAGATAAAGGAATAGTAGATAGTGCAGGAAATGCTTTTAAAGCAATATCAGAGAAGAtgacagactttaaaacaactccTCCTGTAGAAGTCTTACATGAAAATGAGTCCGGTGGTTCTGAAATTAAAGACATTGGAAGCAAATACAGTgaacaaagcaaagaaacaaatggaagtgAGCCTCTAGGTGTTTTCCCTACCCAAGGTACTCCAGTAGCATCTCTTGACTTAGAACAAGAACAGCTCACAATTAAGGCTCTTAAAGAATTAGGTGAAAGACAGGTTGAGAAGTCAACTTCTGCACAGCGTGACGCAGAATTGCCTTCTGAAGAAGTACTGAAGCAAACTTTCACATTTGCTCCAGAATCTTGGCCACAGAGATCATATGACATCCTAGAACGTAATGTCAAGAATGGATCTGATCTTGGGATTTCCCAGAAGCCCATCACTATCAGAGAAACTACTAGGGTAGATGCTGTTTCCAGCCTTAGCAAGACTGAATTGGTAAAAAAGCATGTCCTAGCAAGACTTCTGACAGACTTCTCAG